From a region of the uncultured Desulfatiglans sp. genome:
- a CDS encoding Filamentation induced by cAMP protein Fic, translating to MKYQPPYTITPAIVNLVAEIGETIGRYTVLAEQNLTPRLRRENRIRTIQASLAIENNTLTLEQVTAVIEGKRVLGHPREIQEVRNAFATYEAMEDWDASVEEDLLAAHELLMRGLVNETGRYRSGGVGIFRGEQLVHMAPPADRVPKLMADLLDWLENTNEHPLVASCIFHYEFEFIHPFADGNGRTGRLWQTLILRNWKPLLAYLPVETVIRDRQEDYYRVLAVADSQADATPFIEFMLGALRDAVREAVSTDQVGDQATDQVAALIRAIGSGELGSNNLMHALGLSHRPTFRNNYLNPALEDDWIERTQPDSPRSPTQRYRLTGKGLRWLQHHADE from the coding sequence ATGAAATACCAGCCACCCTACACCATCACTCCAGCGATAGTGAATCTGGTCGCCGAGATTGGCGAAACCATCGGCCGCTACACCGTACTGGCCGAACAAAACCTGACTCCGCGCCTGCGCCGGGAGAACCGCATCCGAACCATCCAGGCCTCGCTGGCCATCGAGAACAATACGCTCACCCTTGAACAGGTGACCGCCGTGATTGAAGGCAAACGGGTGTTGGGGCACCCCCGCGAGATTCAGGAGGTGCGTAACGCCTTTGCGACCTACGAGGCCATGGAGGACTGGGACGCCAGTGTCGAGGAGGATTTGCTAGCTGCGCACGAGTTGTTGATGCGTGGGCTGGTGAATGAAACGGGTCGATATCGATCCGGCGGGGTCGGCATCTTCCGGGGAGAACAGCTGGTTCACATGGCTCCTCCTGCTGATCGTGTGCCCAAGCTGATGGCGGATCTGCTGGATTGGCTGGAAAACACCAACGAGCATCCCTTGGTGGCCAGTTGCATTTTTCACTATGAGTTCGAATTCATCCACCCCTTCGCCGACGGCAACGGCCGCACGGGGCGGCTGTGGCAAACCCTGATTCTCCGAAACTGGAAGCCGCTGCTGGCCTACCTGCCGGTCGAGACCGTGATCCGTGATCGCCAGGAAGATTATTACCGGGTCCTAGCGGTAGCCGACAGCCAAGCGGATGCCACTCCTTTTATCGAGTTCATGCTGGGTGCGTTGCGCGATGCCGTGCGCGAGGCTGTGTCGACCGATCAAGTAGGCGATCAAGCAACCGACCAAGTAGCCGCATTGATCCGTGCGATTGGGAGCGGCGAACTGGGCAGCAATAATTTGATGCACGCCTTGGGTTTGTCACATCGGCCCACGTTCCGGAACAACTACCTCAATCCGGCCTTGGAAGACGATTGGATCGAGCGCACACAACCAGATTCCCCCCGCAGCCCGACTCAGCGCTATCGGTTGACCGGTAAAGGACTGCGTTGGCTGCAACACCATGCCGACGAGTAG
- a CDS encoding hypothetical protein (Evidence 5 : Unknown function) yields MAATPCRRVAEGYLRQTRDMACDNRAMAYQVDGDIHKRWYRVANKMNCGVCARKTPASRNC; encoded by the coding sequence TTGGCTGCAACACCATGCCGACGAGTAGCAGAGGGATACTTGCGACAAACTCGCGACATGGCTTGTGACAATCGGGCCATGGCATATCAGGTCGATGGAGATATTCACAAGAGATGGTATCGGGTGGCGAACAAGATGAACTGCGGCGTCTGCGCGAGGAAAACGCCCGCCTCAAGGAATTGCTGA
- a CDS encoding conserved hypothetical protein (Evidence 4 : Unknown function but conserved in other organisms) yields the protein MIALGAECYNHGASPSSGTGRSWNAEELGAAINGQVSALVFDDQGKADLQELLAGVAETSFEQEQLAQALAAPDDVEDWRVGEAIAEAYLTEHRDCLFPWPDGRDERKSGSSLPGADLVGVQQDEQGDRFVFGEVKTSGEAKYPPGAVYGRTGLKQQLEDLRDKVGIRNDLFKYLGHRAKNATWRDRFKAASKRYLNNTSDVQLFGVLVRDVEPNVDDVRVRVEKLGNGCPAGTQIELLALYLPTGAIGNLAAQALAVQAGGGA from the coding sequence ATGATTGCCCTCGGCGCTGAGTGCTATAACCATGGAGCCTCGCCGAGCAGCGGAACGGGCCGGTCGTGGAACGCGGAAGAACTGGGCGCGGCGATCAATGGCCAGGTTTCGGCGCTGGTCTTTGATGACCAGGGCAAGGCCGACCTTCAAGAACTGTTGGCCGGAGTCGCGGAAACCTCTTTCGAGCAGGAGCAGCTCGCCCAAGCATTGGCCGCTCCCGACGATGTCGAGGACTGGCGGGTTGGCGAGGCCATTGCCGAAGCCTATCTGACTGAGCACCGAGACTGTCTGTTTCCCTGGCCGGACGGCAGGGACGAGCGCAAGAGCGGTTCGAGTCTGCCAGGGGCCGATCTGGTCGGTGTTCAACAGGATGAACAGGGCGACCGCTTTGTTTTCGGGGAGGTCAAGACGTCCGGGGAAGCCAAGTACCCGCCCGGCGCCGTTTATGGGCGGACCGGGCTGAAACAGCAGTTGGAAGACCTGCGGGACAAGGTGGGTATCCGCAACGACCTGTTCAAATATCTGGGTCATCGCGCCAAGAATGCAACCTGGCGGGACCGTTTCAAAGCCGCCAGCAAGCGTTATCTCAACAATACGTCGGACGTTCAGCTTTTTGGCGTGCTGGTGCGTGATGTCGAGCCGAACGTGGACGACGTGCGCGTACGGGTTGAGAAGCTTGGCAACGGTTGCCCAGCAGGCACGCAGATCGAGCTGCTGGCCCTGTATTTACCAACCGGCGCAATCGGCAACCTGGCGGCACAGGCCTTAGCAGTACAGGCGGGAGGTGGCGCATGA
- a CDS encoding Type I site-specific deoxyribonuclease, HsdR family, whose amino-acid sequence MAAKIQYTEDTLVQQTTAEYLEQELGWESVYAYNNEDFGPDSLLGRESDREVVLTRTLRAKIEELNPGLPATAYEDAVRQIVTVSASQTMAAINREKYELIKDGVQVTFRNAKGERVRQRLRVFDFDVPENNHFLCVRELWVRGDLYRRRADIVGFVNGLPLLFMELKNVSKDIRAAYEQNFLDYKDTVPHLFHHNAMVVLANGVDAKLGSLTSRFEHFHEWKRLAENQPGVVAMETLLKGVCAKANFLDLLENFIVFDDSAGESRKILARNHQFLGVNRAIEAVRDRKLRSGKLGVFWHTQGSGKSYSMVLFTRKVHRKLGGNFTFLILTDRDDLDTQIYKTFAGCGVVDNDRDPCRAASGEHLAELLAQHKSHVFSLIQKFNQTVVEGEAYSWRDDLIVITDEAHRTQYGTLALNMRNALPNASYIGFTGTPLFKDDEITRRVFGDYVSTYDFQRAVEDKATVPLYYDARGDKLGVAVGDLNERIAEKLEELETGNIDVEQRLEQELKRDYHIITAGKRLDQVARDFVQHYSTAWETGKAMLVCIDKITCVRMHKLAEFYWNERIGELEAQLPTATDEQDEQYRRRQIEWMRQTQMAVVVSEEQGEVEKFRKWELDITPHRRLIKEGIDLPEAMRKQQQFRNMQRLSLDDAFKAEEHPFRVAIVCAMWLTGFDVPSLSTLYLDKPLKAHTLMQAIARANRVNEGKNNGMIVDYCGILKNLRKALATFAGTGDDGRGGKGGETEPARPDDELLADLREAIAFVRSFLEERSASLDGIIGQTGFARNAAILAAKEAANENDETRKRFEVMCRAVFSKFKACITIEGVNDCRSDFDAINIVYKSLQQDREQSDITDIIRQLHQVVDKAIETQTQPAVAEESPSYDISKIDFDRLRREFERSPAKRTTVQNLKTAIEQRLQRLLRQNPLRTDFQRHYEEIIVEYNREKDRVTIEKTFEALLQIINRMDDEESRAVREGLDEESLAVFDLLRKPDLTSGDIKRIKAVAVDLLETLKAEKLRINHWRDKESTRDAVRLIIQDYLWSEQTGLPKTYSEEDVRDKTEAVFVHVFRAYPTVPSPYYASMAS is encoded by the coding sequence GTGGCGGCTAAAATTCAATACACCGAAGACACCCTCGTCCAGCAGACGACCGCCGAGTATCTGGAACAGGAGCTTGGCTGGGAGTCGGTGTACGCCTACAACAACGAGGATTTCGGGCCGGATAGCCTGCTGGGCCGGGAATCGGACCGTGAGGTGGTGTTGACCCGCACCCTGCGAGCCAAGATCGAGGAACTGAATCCCGGGTTGCCTGCCACGGCCTATGAAGACGCCGTCCGCCAGATTGTCACGGTTTCCGCCTCGCAGACCATGGCCGCCATCAACCGCGAGAAGTATGAACTGATCAAGGACGGGGTGCAGGTCACCTTCCGCAATGCCAAAGGCGAACGGGTGCGCCAGCGGCTGCGGGTGTTCGACTTTGATGTTCCAGAGAACAATCATTTCCTCTGCGTGCGGGAGCTGTGGGTGCGCGGCGATCTGTACCGCCGCCGGGCGGACATCGTTGGCTTCGTCAACGGCCTGCCGCTGTTGTTCATGGAGCTGAAGAACGTCAGCAAGGATATCCGCGCCGCCTACGAGCAGAATTTTCTGGACTACAAGGACACCGTCCCGCACCTGTTTCATCACAATGCCATGGTGGTGCTGGCCAATGGGGTGGATGCCAAACTCGGCTCGCTCACCAGCCGGTTCGAACATTTTCACGAGTGGAAACGGTTGGCCGAGAATCAGCCGGGCGTGGTGGCCATGGAGACGCTGCTTAAAGGAGTATGTGCCAAAGCCAATTTCCTGGACCTGTTGGAGAACTTCATCGTTTTCGACGACTCGGCCGGTGAATCGAGAAAAATACTGGCCCGCAACCACCAGTTCCTGGGCGTCAACCGGGCCATCGAGGCGGTCCGCGACCGGAAGCTCAGGAGCGGCAAGCTGGGGGTGTTCTGGCATACCCAAGGTTCGGGCAAGAGCTATTCCATGGTGCTCTTCACCCGCAAGGTGCATCGCAAGCTGGGTGGCAACTTCACCTTTCTGATCCTCACCGACCGCGACGACCTGGATACGCAGATCTACAAGACTTTTGCCGGATGCGGCGTGGTGGACAACGACCGCGACCCGTGCCGGGCAGCGAGCGGTGAGCACCTTGCCGAGCTTCTGGCCCAGCACAAATCCCACGTTTTCTCGCTAATCCAGAAATTCAACCAGACCGTGGTCGAAGGGGAGGCCTACTCATGGCGCGACGATCTCATCGTTATCACCGACGAGGCCCACCGCACCCAGTACGGCACACTGGCGCTCAACATGCGCAACGCTTTGCCGAACGCCAGCTATATCGGCTTCACCGGCACGCCGCTGTTTAAGGATGACGAGATCACCCGGCGGGTGTTCGGCGATTATGTCTCCACCTACGATTTCCAGCGGGCCGTCGAGGACAAGGCCACTGTGCCGCTCTATTACGATGCGCGTGGCGATAAGCTCGGCGTGGCGGTCGGCGATCTGAATGAGCGGATCGCCGAAAAGCTGGAAGAGCTGGAAACCGGCAATATCGATGTGGAGCAGCGCCTGGAGCAGGAACTCAAGCGCGATTATCACATCATCACGGCCGGGAAACGCCTTGACCAGGTGGCCCGCGATTTTGTGCAGCACTACTCCACGGCGTGGGAAACCGGCAAGGCGATGCTGGTCTGCATCGATAAGATCACCTGCGTCCGCATGCACAAGCTGGCTGAGTTCTATTGGAATGAGCGAATCGGCGAGCTGGAAGCGCAGTTGCCCACGGCCACGGATGAGCAGGACGAACAGTACCGGCGACGCCAGATCGAGTGGATGCGCCAGACGCAGATGGCGGTGGTGGTCAGCGAGGAACAGGGCGAGGTCGAGAAGTTCCGCAAATGGGAGCTGGATATCACCCCGCACCGCCGCCTGATCAAGGAAGGCATCGACCTGCCGGAGGCCATGCGGAAACAGCAGCAGTTCCGGAACATGCAGCGGCTGTCGCTGGACGATGCCTTCAAGGCCGAGGAGCACCCGTTTCGCGTTGCCATCGTCTGCGCCATGTGGCTGACCGGCTTTGATGTTCCCAGCCTCTCCACCCTGTACCTAGACAAGCCGCTCAAGGCGCACACGCTGATGCAGGCCATCGCCCGGGCGAACCGGGTCAACGAGGGCAAGAACAACGGGATGATCGTCGATTACTGCGGCATCCTGAAAAACCTGCGCAAGGCGCTGGCGACCTTTGCCGGAACGGGCGATGACGGTCGCGGCGGCAAAGGCGGCGAGACTGAACCGGCCAGGCCCGATGACGAGCTGCTGGCCGATCTTCGTGAAGCGATTGCCTTTGTCCGTTCCTTCTTGGAGGAGCGAAGCGCGTCGTTGGATGGAATTATCGGGCAGACCGGATTTGCCCGAAATGCCGCGATTCTCGCCGCCAAGGAGGCGGCGAACGAAAACGACGAGACGCGCAAACGCTTTGAAGTGATGTGCAGGGCGGTGTTCTCGAAATTCAAGGCCTGCATCACCATCGAAGGTGTCAATGATTGCCGGAGCGACTTCGACGCCATCAACATCGTTTATAAAAGCCTGCAGCAGGACCGTGAGCAGTCGGATATTACCGATATCATCCGCCAGTTGCATCAGGTCGTGGATAAGGCGATTGAGACACAGACCCAACCGGCTGTTGCCGAAGAGTCGCCATCATACGATATCAGCAAGATCGATTTCGACCGACTGCGCCGGGAGTTCGAGCGCAGTCCGGCCAAGCGCACCACCGTGCAGAATCTGAAAACCGCCATCGAGCAACGCCTGCAGCGTCTTCTCCGGCAGAATCCCTTGCGCACCGATTTCCAAAGGCATTACGAGGAGATCATCGTCGAGTACAACCGCGAGAAGGATCGGGTGACCATCGAGAAGACCTTTGAAGCGCTTCTGCAGATCATCAATAGGATGGACGATGAGGAGAGCCGCGCCGTGCGGGAAGGACTCGACGAGGAAAGTCTCGCCGTGTTCGACCTGCTGAGGAAACCGGACCTGACGTCCGGTGACATCAAACGCATCAAGGCCGTGGCCGTCGATCTGCTCGAAACGCTCAAGGCGGAAAAGTTGCGGATCAATCACTGGCGCGACAAGGAATCCACCCGAGACGCGGTCCGTCTGATCATTCAGGATTATCTCTGGAGCGAGCAAACCGGGCTGCCGAAAACCTATTCAGAGGAGGACGTGCGGGACAAGACCGAGGCGGTTTTCGTGCATGTGTTCCGGGCGTACCCAACGGTGCCGTCACCCTACTACGCCAGCATGGCGTCGTAG
- a CDS encoding Restriction modification system DNA specificity domain-containing protein: protein MSWQTQKLEAVADFCLGKMLDQKKNRGEPLPYLANVNVRWGEFDLADLREMRFEQHELDRYGLKYGDIVMCEGGEPGRCAIWKEQCSSMMIQKALHRIRPHNCLRPEFLYYFFLYKGRTGHLASLFTGSTIKHLPREKLALVEVPVPPHSTQDHIASVLSAYDDLIENNRRRIQLLEQAARLLYKEWFVHLRFPGHEHTQIIDGVPEGWKKTTIGESASFLSRGITPKYDDDAPGIVINQKCIRNRMVGLDFSRRQSKQVPPAKLVQFGDVLINSTGAGTLGRVAQLLFEIEECTVDSHVTIVRPKEDVPVYYFGLHLTGLESYVATLGRGATNQTELSKDDIAALEIVLPSSSSVQIFESIVAPSFRKIRVLSEQIEKLIKARDLLLPKLMNGEVVV, encoded by the coding sequence ATGAGCTGGCAGACCCAGAAACTTGAAGCCGTCGCAGACTTCTGCCTTGGAAAAATGCTCGATCAGAAGAAAAATCGTGGCGAGCCCCTGCCATACCTCGCGAATGTCAATGTTCGCTGGGGTGAATTTGACTTGGCCGATCTGCGGGAGATGCGGTTCGAGCAACATGAGTTGGACCGCTACGGTCTCAAATATGGCGACATCGTCATGTGCGAAGGTGGAGAACCGGGGCGATGTGCGATTTGGAAAGAGCAGTGCTCCAGCATGATGATCCAGAAAGCACTTCACCGGATTCGGCCACATAATTGTTTGCGGCCAGAGTTCCTCTACTACTTTTTTCTCTACAAGGGTCGAACCGGTCATTTGGCGTCACTTTTCACTGGTTCGACAATTAAGCACCTTCCACGAGAAAAGCTTGCACTGGTTGAAGTGCCAGTCCCGCCACACTCTACCCAGGATCATATCGCCTCTGTCCTCTCCGCCTACGACGACCTGATCGAGAACAACCGGCGGCGGATTCAGTTGCTGGAGCAGGCGGCGCGGCTGCTTTACAAGGAATGGTTCGTCCACCTCCGCTTCCCCGGCCACGAACACACCCAAATCATCGACGGCGTGCCGGAGGGGTGGAAGAAAACTACAATTGGCGAATCTGCCTCATTCCTAAGCCGGGGGATCACTCCGAAATATGACGATGATGCACCGGGCATCGTCATAAACCAAAAGTGCATAAGAAACCGAATGGTGGGTCTCGATTTTTCCCGTCGACAATCCAAACAAGTGCCCCCCGCGAAGCTTGTTCAGTTCGGCGACGTTTTGATCAATTCCACAGGTGCCGGAACCCTTGGACGGGTTGCTCAGCTCTTGTTTGAAATTGAGGAATGCACCGTAGACTCCCACGTCACAATCGTCCGCCCCAAAGAGGACGTTCCTGTTTATTATTTTGGCTTGCATTTAACTGGGTTGGAGTCATATGTCGCGACATTAGGCCGTGGTGCTACTAATCAAACAGAACTTTCAAAGGACGATATTGCCGCGCTTGAGATAGTTCTTCCCTCATCAAGCTCCGTGCAGATATTTGAATCGATTGTTGCGCCATCCTTTCGCAAAATTCGTGTTTTATCGGAACAGATTGAGAAGCTAATCAAAGCCCGAGACCTCCTCCTGCCCAAACTGATGAACGGGGAGGTAGTGGTATGA
- a CDS encoding conserved hypothetical protein (Evidence 4 : Unknown function but conserved in other organisms), giving the protein MTITATALQNLQTHWALSAIPAADRIRAAEVVSERLVRQAVGRQITFSFAEDEADEGLLDRVALAYEMAAIEGLDALSRPDGGDNGLRGQTAAASHHAFDIRRLAPIPENTEERIFHVLQLAAVAYCGDRWSDLRRWFTENRAAITVPSVADAPWDRRLLYRLFECLVRLFRKDGWDDLDRIREIIAGLREDQRTYEKARLSNGSAVEDRAIALRLIGLYHWAKATEILAAYMLQGQSRTVFGDLDKHFESGIKAATASGDARHEMILRWLHAAGRIMVTNSLWWGTRTVNSRVSAFVKALTKREHQAMFELLPPQRAALLEQGLLDQAKTAIVIDMPTSGGKTLLAQFRILQALNQFDADGGWVAYVAPTRALTSQITRRLRRDFEPIGLRVEQLSGAIEVDAFEEELLTDQEKPFDVLVATPEKLSLVIRNKGVPRPLALVVMDEAHNLETVARGLRIEFLLATIKRDCPQANFLLLMPYVESSDTVARWLAQDINAGKAISFSTTAWKPNERIVGLYRAVADDSERAGWRLEYETLTVTERAMKLRGTHRAGDCRPIAVPKSKVLASGQQTGFGLQTAAMASVMSARGTSIAVANNINTVWTMARHAAESIQKFDVVPDDVRLVQDFLKTEVSQSFELIKMLDHGVSVHHAGLSDEIRTLMEWLAESGHLRVLCATSTIAQGINFPVSSIFLASRFVPQGRQSVEMSPREFWNLAGRAGRIGHDSVGVVGLAEGKDRDAIIDFVRRNTGALASRLVALLDDLAAQGQLINLDAVLWQDQWEDFRCYVAHLWAEKKNLDAVLAESEQLLRQTYGYTTLRNDPAKRDKADALLNATKNYARKLADMPGAAELADLTGFSPEGVQKAMSGMRNLEEQLKPDDWAPESLFGDAGRMADLFGVMLKVPQLKQQLEEIGGDGFDHAHLSNITRDWVNGVRLEDIAKTYFSQDNERSETEAFTVACKAIYRAIVNNGTWGVSALSHVSGMDFERMTEAERRQINALPAMIYHGVRTEDAVLMRMNSAPRSVAEKLGSLYRDAFDGDDGRYSVGKARIFLKNMSPRDWSRARPEQAPLSGVGYKKVWEILAGEGS; this is encoded by the coding sequence ATGACCATTACCGCTACAGCACTTCAAAATCTTCAGACCCATTGGGCGCTCAGCGCGATTCCCGCAGCTGATCGTATTCGTGCGGCCGAAGTGGTCAGTGAGCGTTTGGTTCGCCAAGCGGTTGGCCGCCAGATTACTTTTTCCTTTGCCGAAGACGAAGCTGACGAAGGTCTTTTAGACCGCGTCGCCCTGGCCTATGAAATGGCCGCGATCGAGGGATTGGACGCCCTGAGTCGCCCCGATGGCGGTGACAATGGTCTTCGGGGTCAAACTGCCGCTGCCTCGCATCACGCCTTCGATATTCGTCGTCTGGCTCCCATACCGGAAAACACGGAAGAGCGCATCTTCCATGTGCTGCAACTTGCTGCCGTTGCCTATTGCGGTGACCGATGGTCGGACCTGCGGCGCTGGTTCACGGAAAACAGAGCCGCGATTACGGTGCCATCGGTGGCAGATGCGCCGTGGGACCGGCGGCTGCTCTACCGTTTGTTCGAGTGCTTGGTGCGTCTATTCCGCAAGGATGGCTGGGATGATCTTGACCGTATACGTGAAATCATCGCCGGACTGCGGGAAGACCAGCGAACGTACGAGAAAGCACGGCTGAGTAATGGTTCTGCGGTGGAAGACCGGGCCATCGCCCTGCGGCTGATCGGTCTCTATCACTGGGCGAAGGCGACGGAAATCCTGGCTGCATACATGCTGCAAGGGCAATCCCGTACCGTCTTCGGCGATCTCGACAAGCATTTTGAATCGGGCATCAAGGCCGCAACCGCATCGGGCGATGCCCGGCATGAGATGATCCTGCGCTGGCTTCATGCCGCTGGCCGGATCATGGTGACCAACTCCCTGTGGTGGGGCACGCGAACCGTCAACTCCCGTGTGTCGGCCTTCGTCAAGGCATTGACCAAACGGGAGCACCAGGCGATGTTCGAACTGCTGCCGCCACAACGGGCCGCCCTGCTTGAACAGGGGCTTCTCGATCAGGCCAAGACCGCGATTGTGATCGACATGCCGACCTCCGGCGGCAAGACGTTGCTGGCGCAGTTCCGAATTCTTCAGGCGCTCAACCAATTCGACGCGGACGGCGGCTGGGTCGCCTATGTTGCGCCGACCAGGGCGCTGACCTCTCAGATTACACGACGACTGCGCCGTGACTTCGAGCCGATCGGACTGCGGGTTGAGCAACTCAGTGGGGCTATAGAGGTCGATGCGTTCGAGGAGGAACTTCTTACCGATCAGGAAAAGCCTTTCGATGTGCTGGTTGCGACACCGGAAAAGCTTTCGCTGGTCATCCGCAACAAGGGTGTGCCGCGCCCGCTTGCGCTTGTGGTGATGGATGAGGCGCACAATCTCGAAACGGTAGCCAGGGGGCTTCGGATTGAATTCCTTCTCGCTACCATCAAACGTGATTGCCCTCAAGCTAATTTCCTGCTGTTGATGCCGTATGTCGAGAGCAGTGATACCGTGGCGCGTTGGCTTGCACAAGACATCAATGCCGGGAAGGCAATCAGTTTCAGCACTACCGCCTGGAAACCGAACGAACGGATTGTCGGGCTATACCGTGCGGTCGCGGATGATAGTGAACGTGCCGGGTGGCGGCTGGAATATGAAACATTGACCGTCACAGAAAGAGCCATGAAGTTGCGCGGCACGCATCGTGCGGGCGATTGCAGGCCGATCGCGGTGCCGAAGAGCAAGGTGTTGGCGAGCGGGCAGCAAACAGGATTCGGGTTGCAGACGGCTGCCATGGCCTCCGTCATGTCTGCCCGGGGCACCAGTATTGCCGTCGCCAACAACATCAACACGGTCTGGACCATGGCACGCCATGCGGCTGAAAGCATCCAGAAGTTTGATGTCGTCCCCGATGACGTTCGACTTGTTCAGGATTTTCTCAAGACCGAAGTCAGCCAAAGTTTCGAGTTGATAAAAATGCTCGACCATGGGGTCAGCGTCCACCATGCGGGCTTGTCTGATGAAATTCGGACGCTTATGGAGTGGCTCGCGGAGTCCGGCCATCTGCGCGTATTGTGCGCGACATCGACCATCGCCCAGGGCATCAATTTTCCGGTATCGTCAATCTTCCTGGCCTCCCGCTTTGTCCCGCAGGGGCGGCAGTCGGTCGAAATGTCTCCACGGGAATTCTGGAATCTCGCTGGCCGAGCCGGACGAATCGGGCATGACAGCGTTGGCGTTGTCGGCCTTGCGGAGGGCAAGGACAGAGACGCGATAATCGATTTTGTTCGCCGCAATACCGGCGCTCTCGCCTCCCGCTTGGTTGCACTCCTTGATGATCTGGCCGCCCAAGGCCAGCTCATCAATCTCGATGCCGTTCTTTGGCAGGATCAGTGGGAAGATTTCCGCTGTTATGTCGCCCATCTCTGGGCGGAAAAGAAAAATCTCGACGCGGTGCTGGCGGAATCTGAACAACTTCTTCGACAGACCTATGGCTACACGACCCTGCGCAATGACCCTGCCAAACGGGACAAGGCCGATGCTTTACTGAATGCCACGAAGAACTATGCCCGCAAGCTGGCTGATATGCCAGGAGCGGCGGAGCTGGCCGACTTGACTGGCTTTTCGCCTGAAGGGGTGCAAAAAGCGATGAGCGGCATGCGGAATCTCGAAGAGCAACTGAAGCCCGATGACTGGGCACCGGAAAGCTTGTTTGGAGATGCAGGCCGCATGGCTGACCTGTTCGGGGTCATGCTGAAGGTACCCCAACTGAAACAGCAGCTGGAAGAAATCGGTGGTGATGGATTCGACCATGCCCATCTGTCCAACATCACCCGCGATTGGGTGAATGGCGTTCGGCTTGAAGACATAGCAAAAACGTATTTTTCACAAGATAACGAGCGCTCGGAAACCGAGGCGTTTACCGTTGCTTGTAAGGCGATCTATCGCGCCATTGTCAATAACGGTACCTGGGGAGTATCGGCTTTGAGCCATGTTTCGGGGATGGATTTTGAAAGAATGACCGAGGCCGAGCGCCGCCAAATCAACGCTCTGCCCGCAATGATTTATCACGGCGTCCGAACCGAAGATGCGGTGCTGATGCGGATGAACTCTGCTCCTCGAAGTGTGGCTGAAAAGCTTGGCTCGCTCTATCGCGATGCCTTTGACGGTGACGACGGACGATATTCTGTCGGGAAAGCCCGTATTTTCCTGAAAAACATGTCCCCCAGAGATTGGAGCCGCGCAAGGCCGGAACAGGCCCCCTTAAGTGGAGTCGGTTACAAGAAAGTATGGGAGATTCTTGCCGGGGAGGGTTCTTAA